From Buchnera aphidicola (Mindarus keteleerifoliae), the proteins below share one genomic window:
- a CDS encoding tRNA CCA-pyrophosphorylase (catalyzes the addition and repair of the 3'-terminal CCA sequence in tRNA; these proteins belong to the CCA-adding enzyme subfamily 2 which does not have phosphohydrolase activity): protein MKIYLVGGAVRDKLLNLPIKDKDWVVVGATPEILLKKKYQQVGKSFPVFLHPETSEEYALARVEKKEGLGYSGFSTFFSPNISLKQDLKRRDLTINAIAQDIKGNLIDPFNGIKDLKNRLLKHVSSAFCEDPLRILRVARFAANLAHLGFIVSEDTMKIMSKMVDSKELMYLSSERIWIETKKALKTKNPHVFFEILKKCKALSIIFPEIDKVAKIHYFFSSVLVKNYQFNLLLILAKISKNTKDISIKFSCIFSLLNNIIYSENLFFFQKFDFFSATLTKKMCDRLKIPKYIQDFSVLISGFFGFLRNLNLQKEEKIIYFLNRMDVWRKPIRIKQISFLIKSGFIFFELNNFKSNNYCFFLSKYLYEIFIISSKVSVKSIIEKGITGSDISIELNRLRIAKIKKWKKKNYQKYFF, encoded by the coding sequence ATGAAAATATATTTGGTAGGAGGAGCAGTAAGAGATAAATTGTTAAATCTACCTATAAAAGATAAAGATTGGGTAGTTGTTGGAGCTACTCCTGAAATTTTGTTAAAAAAAAAATATCAACAAGTAGGAAAAAGTTTTCCAGTTTTTTTACATCCAGAAACTAGCGAAGAATATGCATTAGCAAGAGTGGAAAAAAAAGAAGGATTAGGATATTCGGGATTTAGTACATTTTTTTCTCCTAATATTTCATTGAAACAAGATTTAAAAAGAAGAGATTTAACGATTAATGCTATAGCACAAGATATAAAAGGAAATTTGATTGATCCTTTTAATGGTATTAAGGATTTAAAAAATAGATTGTTAAAACATGTATCTTCTGCTTTTTGTGAAGATCCTTTACGGATATTAAGAGTTGCAAGGTTTGCTGCAAATTTAGCGCATTTAGGTTTTATAGTTTCAGAAGATACTATGAAAATTATGTCAAAAATGGTTGATAGTAAAGAGTTGATGTATTTAAGTTCAGAAAGAATTTGGATTGAAACAAAAAAGGCATTGAAAACAAAAAATCCTCATGTTTTTTTTGAAATTTTAAAAAAATGTAAGGCACTTTCAATTATTTTTCCAGAAATAGATAAGGTGGCTAAAATTCATTATTTTTTTTCGAGTGTTTTAGTTAAAAACTATCAATTTAATTTATTATTAATTTTAGCGAAAATTTCAAAAAATACAAAAGATATTTCTATTAAGTTTTCTTGTATTTTTTCATTGTTAAATAATATTATTTATTCAGAAAATTTATTTTTTTTTCAAAAATTTGATTTTTTTTCAGCTACATTAACTAAAAAAATGTGCGATCGATTAAAGATTCCAAAATATATTCAGGATTTTTCAGTATTAATTTCTGGTTTTTTTGGGTTTTTAAGAAATTTAAACTTACAAAAAGAAGAAAAAATAATTTATTTTTTAAATCGAATGGATGTTTGGAGAAAACCAATTCGAATAAAACAAATTTCATTTTTGATTAAAAGTGGTTTTATTTTTTTTGAGTTAAATAATTTTAAAAGCAATAATTATTGTTTTTTTTTAAGTAAATATTTATATGAAATATTTATTATTTCTTCAAAAGTATCAGTAAAATCAATAATAGAAAAAGGAATTACTGGTTCAGATATTAGTATTGAATTGAATCGATTGAGAATTGCTAAAATTAAAAAATGGAAAAAAAAGAATTATCAGAAATATTTTTTCTAA
- the ribB gene encoding 3,4-dihydroxy-2-butanone-4-phosphate synthase: protein MKKNLLKAFGNSRNRVLNAIKELKNGNGIILLDNENRENEGDLVFSGEMMTVEQMALSIRYGSGIVCLCITEKKRKKLHLPMMVKNNTSSYGTRFTVSIEAAKGVSTGVSAKDRITTIKTAISKKAQPEDLNRPGHVFPLCAHKDGLSGRNGHTEASIELIKLAGFNPTAVLSELTNKDGSMAKIPDIINFSKKKNIKVLTIKDIINFISPI, encoded by the coding sequence ATGAAAAAAAATCTACTAAAAGCATTCGGAAATTCTAGAAATAGAGTTTTAAACGCCATCAAAGAACTGAAAAATGGAAATGGAATTATTTTACTAGATAATGAAAATAGAGAAAATGAAGGTGACTTAGTATTTTCAGGTGAAATGATGACCGTTGAACAAATGGCTTTATCTATTAGATATGGAAGTGGAATTGTTTGTTTATGTATCACAGAAAAAAAAAGAAAAAAATTACATTTACCTATGATGGTTAAAAATAACACTAGTTCTTACGGAACCAGATTTACCGTATCCATTGAAGCAGCTAAAGGTGTATCTACTGGAGTATCAGCAAAAGATAGAATTACAACCATTAAAACTGCGATATCAAAAAAAGCACAACCTGAAGATTTAAATCGACCTGGACATGTTTTTCCTTTATGTGCTCACAAAGATGGTTTATCAGGTAGAAATGGGCATACTGAAGCTTCTATTGAATTAATTAAATTAGCTGGATTTAATCCAACTGCTGTTTTATCAGAACTAACTAACAAAGATGGATCCATGGCAAAAATTCCTGACATTATAAATTTTTCTAAGAAAAAAAACATAAAAGTTCTTACTATCAAAGATATAATTAACTTTATATCTCCTATTTAA
- a CDS encoding bifunctional heptose 7-phosphate kinase/heptose 1-phosphate adenyltransferase, which translates to MDNIISNFKKSNILIIGDIILDQYWYVKNQKKKFEKSAPIKNIKKIENRAGGAANVAKNISKMGGNVHLIGIIGNDLEGSIVKNLINDNNIKHNLIINSNATTIKKIRIISEKKQLIRLDLEEKYFIKNKRKILDITFNIIKNYDVIIISDYNKGTLEETSSIIKIAKKLSIPVIIDPKKENILKYLGATLLTPNLEEFQSIVGKCKNKLDLIKKGKNLISKLKLSALLITQAESGMTLIQNKKNPIHFQALSKNVNDPTGAGDTVVSMIGLILSLKKSFKTACLYANVAASIVVKKLGTATVGQKELLKKIKSFKNVKMSSIIK; encoded by the coding sequence ATGGATAATATAATTTCTAATTTTAAAAAATCAAACATATTAATTATTGGAGATATTATTTTAGACCAATATTGGTATGTTAAAAATCAAAAAAAAAAATTTGAAAAATCTGCGCCTATTAAAAATATAAAAAAAATAGAAAATCGAGCAGGAGGCGCCGCTAACGTTGCAAAAAACATTTCTAAAATGGGAGGAAATGTTCATTTAATAGGCATTATAGGAAATGATCTAGAAGGATCTATAGTAAAAAATTTAATAAATGATAACAATATCAAACATAATTTAATTATTAATTCCAATGCAACGACAATAAAAAAAATAAGAATTATCTCTGAAAAAAAACAATTAATCCGATTAGATTTAGAAGAAAAATATTTTATTAAAAATAAAAGAAAAATACTGGATATTACTTTTAATATAATCAAAAATTATGATGTAATTATAATATCAGATTATAACAAGGGAACTCTAGAAGAAACTTCATCTATAATTAAAATTGCAAAAAAACTATCTATTCCAGTGATAATTGATCCTAAAAAAGAAAACATTTTAAAATATCTCGGAGCAACATTATTAACACCTAATTTAGAAGAATTTCAAAGTATAGTTGGAAAATGTAAAAATAAATTAGATTTAATTAAAAAAGGAAAAAATTTAATCTCTAAATTAAAATTATCCGCTTTACTAATTACACAAGCCGAATCAGGTATGACATTAATACAAAACAAAAAAAATCCCATTCATTTTCAAGCTTTATCTAAAAATGTAAATGATCCAACAGGGGCAGGAGATACTGTTGTATCAATGATAGGTCTTATATTATCATTAAAAAAATCTTTTAAAACAGCTTGTTTATATGCCAATGTAGCTGCAAGCATAGTTGTTAAAAAACTAGGTACTGCAACTGTTGGTCAAAAAGAACTCCTTAAAAAAATTAAATCTTTTAAAAATGTTAAAATGAGTTCTATCATTAAATAA
- the tsaD gene encoding tRNA (adenosine(37)-N6)-threonylcarbamoyltransferase complex transferase subunit TsaD, whose protein sequence is MKILGIETSCDETGIAIYDTKLGLIVNKLHSQSKMHSKYGGVVPELAAREHSLKIISLIKDALKEINGRNSNFIDAIAYTAGPGLVGSLLVGTSVATSLAYAWKIPRISINHMEGHLLSPMLNNCFIKFPVLALLVSGGHTQIVQCNEIGKYTILGNSLDDAVGEAFDKVSKLLGLGYPGGKKISDLAKNGKIRHFSFPRPMTNVPGLDFSFSGLKTFTSNVYFRSSKDYQAKADVAKAFEEAVIDTLIIKCKRAIELTGIRKLIIAGGVSANTKLKQEAKKMINFYKGSLYVPLKKYATDNAAMIAYVGSLRYRKFKDFSLDVSVNSNWSISELNSI, encoded by the coding sequence ATGAAAATATTAGGAATTGAAACATCATGTGATGAAACTGGAATAGCAATATACGATACAAAATTAGGATTAATTGTAAATAAATTGCATTCTCAAAGCAAGATGCATTCTAAATATGGAGGAGTAGTTCCAGAATTAGCAGCTAGAGAGCATAGTTTAAAAATTATTTCTTTAATTAAAGATGCATTGAAGGAGATAAATGGAAGAAATAGTAATTTTATTGATGCAATAGCATATACAGCAGGACCGGGTTTAGTAGGTTCACTATTAGTTGGAACTAGTGTTGCAACTAGCTTAGCTTATGCTTGGAAAATACCTAGAATATCTATAAATCATATGGAAGGACATCTTTTATCTCCTATGCTAAATAATTGTTTTATAAAATTCCCAGTTTTAGCTTTGTTAGTTTCTGGAGGACATACGCAAATAGTTCAATGTAACGAAATAGGAAAATATACGATTTTAGGAAACTCATTAGATGATGCAGTTGGAGAAGCATTTGATAAAGTTTCTAAATTGTTAGGTTTAGGATATCCGGGTGGGAAAAAAATATCTGATTTAGCTAAAAATGGAAAAATTAGACATTTTTCTTTTCCTAGACCTATGACTAATGTTCCAGGATTGGATTTTAGTTTCTCTGGACTAAAAACTTTTACATCAAATGTTTATTTTCGTTCTTCTAAAGATTATCAAGCTAAAGCAGATGTAGCTAAAGCGTTTGAAGAAGCTGTAATTGATACATTAATTATTAAATGTAAAAGGGCTATAGAGCTTACCGGTATAAGAAAATTAATTATAGCAGGTGGTGTTAGTGCAAATACAAAGTTAAAGCAAGAAGCAAAAAAGATGATAAATTTTTATAAAGGATCTCTATATGTTCCATTAAAAAAATATGCCACTGATAACGCAGCTATGATTGCATACGTTGGTTCATTAAGATATAGAAAGTTTAAAGATTTCTCTTTGGATGTTTCAGTGAATTCTAATTGGTCAATTTCAGAATTAAATAGCATTTAG